From Prionailurus viverrinus isolate Anna chromosome B2, UM_Priviv_1.0, whole genome shotgun sequence, the proteins below share one genomic window:
- the DLK2 gene encoding protein delta homolog 2 isoform X1: protein MPSGCRCLHLVCLLCILGAPVQPARADDCSSHCDLAHGCCAPDGSCRCDPGWEGLHCERCVRMPGCQHGTCHQPWQCICHSGWAGKFCDKDEHICTTQTPCRNGGQCVYDGGGEYHCVCPPGFHGHDCERKAGPCEQAGSPCRNGGQCQDDQGFALNFTCRCLAGFVGARCEVNVDDCLMRPCANGATCLDGINRFSCLCPEGFAGRFCTINLDDCASRPCQRGARCRDRVHDFDCLCPSGYGGKTCELILPVPDPATTVDIPLGPTSAVAVPATGPVPYSVGAGLLRISVKEVVRRQEAGLGAASLVAVVVFGALTAALVLSTMLLTLRAWRRGVCPPGPCCFPAPHYAPARQDQECQVSMLPAGLSLSPDLPPEPGKTTFTSLASQTGVALSRHPSPGVHTLRDLSLTPEILFF from the exons ATGCCCAGCGGCTGCCGCTGCCTACATCTCGTGTGCCTGTTGTGCATCCTGGGGGCACCCGTTCAGCCTGCCCGAG CTGATGACTGCAGCTCCCACTGTGACTTGGCCCACGGCTGCTGCGCGCCTGACGGCTCCTGCAG GTGTGACCCAGGCTGGGAGGGGCTGCACTGTGAGCGCTGTGTGAGGATGCCTGGCTGCCAGCACGGTACCTGCCACCAGCCCTGGCAGTGCATCTGTCACAGTGGCTGGGCGGGCAAATTCTGTGACAAAG ACGAGCACATCTGTACCACGCAGACCCCCTGCCGGAATGGAGGCCAGTGTGTCTATGATGGGGGCGGCGAGTACCACTGTGTGTGCCCACCAGGCTTCCATGGGCATGACTGTGAGCGCAAGGCTGGACCCTGTGAACAGGCAGG CTCTCCATGCCGGAACGGTGGGCAGTGCCAGGACGACCAGGGCTTTGCCCTCAACTTCACCTGCCGCTGTTTGGCCGGCTTCGTGGGTGCCCGCTGTGAGGTCAATGTAGACGACTGTCTGATGCGGCCTTGTGCCAATGGCGCCACCTGCCTGGACGGCATAAACCGcttctcctgcctctgccctgagGGCTTTGCTGGACGCTTCTGCACCATCAACCTGGATGACTGTGCCAGCCGCCCATGCCAGAGAGGGGCCCGCTGTCGGGACCGTGTCCATGACTTTGACTGTCTCTGCCCCAGTGGCTATGGCGGCAAGACTTGTGAGCTCATCTTACCAGTCCCAGATCCTGCCACCACAGTGGACATACCCCTGGGGCCCACCTCAGCTGTGGCGGTACCTGCCACGGGGCCTGTCCCCTACAGTGTGGGGGCAGGTCTGCTGCGCATCTCAGTGAAGGAGGTGGTGCGGAGGCAAGAGGCTGGGCTAGGTGCAGCTAGCCTGGTGGCCGTGGTGGTATTTGGGGCCCTCACTGCTGCTCTGGTCCTGTCCACAATGTTGCTGACCCTGAGGGCCTGGCGCCGGGGTGTCTGCCCCCCTGGACCCTGCTGCTTCCCCGCCCCACACTATGCTCCAGCACGCCAGGATCAAGAGTGTCAGGTTAGCATGCTGCCAGCAGGGCTCTCCCTGTCTCCTGACTTGCCCCCTGAGCCTGGAAAGA CCACCTTCACCTCCTTGGCTTCTCAGACTGGAGTAGCCCTTTCTCGCCACCCCTCTCCTGGGGTACACACACTGAGGGACCTCAGCCTCACaccagaaatattatttttttaa
- the DLK2 gene encoding protein delta homolog 2 isoform X2, translating to MPSGCRCLHLVCLLCILGAPVQPARADDCSSHCDLAHGCCAPDGSCRCDPGWEGLHCERCVRMPGCQHGTCHQPWQCICHSGWAGKFCDKDEHICTTQTPCRNGGQCVYDGGGEYHCVCPPGFHGHDCERKAGPCEQAGSPCRNGGQCQDDQGFALNFTCRCLAGFVGARCEVNVDDCLMRPCANGATCLDGINRFSCLCPEGFAGRFCTINLDDCASRPCQRGARCRDRVHDFDCLCPSGYGGKTCELILPVPDPATTVDIPLGPTSAVAVPATGPVPYSVGAGLLRISVKEVVRRQEAGLGAASLVAVVVFGALTAALVLSTMLLTLRAWRRGVCPPGPCCFPAPHYAPARQDQECQVSMLPAGLSLSPDLPPEPGKTTAPSPPWLLRLE from the exons ATGCCCAGCGGCTGCCGCTGCCTACATCTCGTGTGCCTGTTGTGCATCCTGGGGGCACCCGTTCAGCCTGCCCGAG CTGATGACTGCAGCTCCCACTGTGACTTGGCCCACGGCTGCTGCGCGCCTGACGGCTCCTGCAG GTGTGACCCAGGCTGGGAGGGGCTGCACTGTGAGCGCTGTGTGAGGATGCCTGGCTGCCAGCACGGTACCTGCCACCAGCCCTGGCAGTGCATCTGTCACAGTGGCTGGGCGGGCAAATTCTGTGACAAAG ACGAGCACATCTGTACCACGCAGACCCCCTGCCGGAATGGAGGCCAGTGTGTCTATGATGGGGGCGGCGAGTACCACTGTGTGTGCCCACCAGGCTTCCATGGGCATGACTGTGAGCGCAAGGCTGGACCCTGTGAACAGGCAGG CTCTCCATGCCGGAACGGTGGGCAGTGCCAGGACGACCAGGGCTTTGCCCTCAACTTCACCTGCCGCTGTTTGGCCGGCTTCGTGGGTGCCCGCTGTGAGGTCAATGTAGACGACTGTCTGATGCGGCCTTGTGCCAATGGCGCCACCTGCCTGGACGGCATAAACCGcttctcctgcctctgccctgagGGCTTTGCTGGACGCTTCTGCACCATCAACCTGGATGACTGTGCCAGCCGCCCATGCCAGAGAGGGGCCCGCTGTCGGGACCGTGTCCATGACTTTGACTGTCTCTGCCCCAGTGGCTATGGCGGCAAGACTTGTGAGCTCATCTTACCAGTCCCAGATCCTGCCACCACAGTGGACATACCCCTGGGGCCCACCTCAGCTGTGGCGGTACCTGCCACGGGGCCTGTCCCCTACAGTGTGGGGGCAGGTCTGCTGCGCATCTCAGTGAAGGAGGTGGTGCGGAGGCAAGAGGCTGGGCTAGGTGCAGCTAGCCTGGTGGCCGTGGTGGTATTTGGGGCCCTCACTGCTGCTCTGGTCCTGTCCACAATGTTGCTGACCCTGAGGGCCTGGCGCCGGGGTGTCTGCCCCCCTGGACCCTGCTGCTTCCCCGCCCCACACTATGCTCCAGCACGCCAGGATCAAGAGTGTCAGGTTAGCATGCTGCCAGCAGGGCTCTCCCTGTCTCCTGACTTGCCCCCTGAGCCTGGAAAGACCACAG CACCTTCACCTCCTTGGCTTCTCAGACTGGAGTAG
- the DLK2 gene encoding protein delta homolog 2 isoform X3, translating to MPSGCRCLHLVCLLCILGAPVQPARADDCSSHCDLAHGCCAPDGSCRCDPGWEGLHCERCVRMPGCQHGTCHQPWQCICHSGWAGKFCDKDEHICTTQTPCRNGGQCVYDGGGEYHCVCPPGFHGHDCERKAGPCEQAGSPCRNGGQCQDDQGFALNFTCRCLAGFVGARCEVNVDDCLMRPCANGATCLDGINRFSCLCPEGFAGRFCTINLDDCASRPCQRGARCRDRVHDFDCLCPSGYGGKTCELILPVPDPATTVDIPLGPTSAVAVPATGPVPYSVGAGLLRISVKEVVRRQEAGLGAASLVAVVVFGALTAALVLSTMLLTLRAWRRGVCPPGPCCFPAPHYAPARQDQECQVSMLPAGLSLSPDLPPEPGKTTAL from the exons ATGCCCAGCGGCTGCCGCTGCCTACATCTCGTGTGCCTGTTGTGCATCCTGGGGGCACCCGTTCAGCCTGCCCGAG CTGATGACTGCAGCTCCCACTGTGACTTGGCCCACGGCTGCTGCGCGCCTGACGGCTCCTGCAG GTGTGACCCAGGCTGGGAGGGGCTGCACTGTGAGCGCTGTGTGAGGATGCCTGGCTGCCAGCACGGTACCTGCCACCAGCCCTGGCAGTGCATCTGTCACAGTGGCTGGGCGGGCAAATTCTGTGACAAAG ACGAGCACATCTGTACCACGCAGACCCCCTGCCGGAATGGAGGCCAGTGTGTCTATGATGGGGGCGGCGAGTACCACTGTGTGTGCCCACCAGGCTTCCATGGGCATGACTGTGAGCGCAAGGCTGGACCCTGTGAACAGGCAGG CTCTCCATGCCGGAACGGTGGGCAGTGCCAGGACGACCAGGGCTTTGCCCTCAACTTCACCTGCCGCTGTTTGGCCGGCTTCGTGGGTGCCCGCTGTGAGGTCAATGTAGACGACTGTCTGATGCGGCCTTGTGCCAATGGCGCCACCTGCCTGGACGGCATAAACCGcttctcctgcctctgccctgagGGCTTTGCTGGACGCTTCTGCACCATCAACCTGGATGACTGTGCCAGCCGCCCATGCCAGAGAGGGGCCCGCTGTCGGGACCGTGTCCATGACTTTGACTGTCTCTGCCCCAGTGGCTATGGCGGCAAGACTTGTGAGCTCATCTTACCAGTCCCAGATCCTGCCACCACAGTGGACATACCCCTGGGGCCCACCTCAGCTGTGGCGGTACCTGCCACGGGGCCTGTCCCCTACAGTGTGGGGGCAGGTCTGCTGCGCATCTCAGTGAAGGAGGTGGTGCGGAGGCAAGAGGCTGGGCTAGGTGCAGCTAGCCTGGTGGCCGTGGTGGTATTTGGGGCCCTCACTGCTGCTCTGGTCCTGTCCACAATGTTGCTGACCCTGAGGGCCTGGCGCCGGGGTGTCTGCCCCCCTGGACCCTGCTGCTTCCCCGCCCCACACTATGCTCCAGCACGCCAGGATCAAGAGTGTCAGGTTAGCATGCTGCCAGCAGGGCTCTCCCTGTCTCCTGACTTGCCCCCTGAGCCTGGAAAGACCACAGCACTGTGA